The nucleotide window AGTGTCCCAACCTCTCCCTTCATAAACCAACCCGTTTCCCCCGATCACAAAATTGTAGCCAATATCATCCCCTATATCGTCGTTGTTTATGTGATTGTTCTGGATGGATCTCATTAGGATCTCGCATCCTTCATTAGTTTTACAAGAGTAGGTGGCTGAGTGTTGTACTATGACGTATTTGGTGGGATGGACTAGCTTGTTGAGTTGGCCTTCTGTAGGCTGGGCTTTCCATTGTGATTTGTCGACCAGTGTCAACACTCCTGGAAGAGAAAAAACAGACACTGTGCAGAGATACGGGTGAATGTGCTGACGAGGATGATATCCTGACACAACCTATAAGTGTTGTATCTTCCAATATCTAGTCATACCGCTAAATGTCTAATGGTTATAAGAACAATAGTGTCAGTGACACTGACACTAATATATTATGTTGAGTATTATAACTTTCAattggagaagagagagagagtgataaagaagagaaggagatgaTAATGATGACTAAGAACAAATAGCAGAATGTCACAGACGCGACGACGGTCGCGGTCACACAATTAGATCGTGTCGTTCGTTCATGCAACGGTACTTTTGGCACTGCAGCTTTTCTTTTCAGATCTCACCGCTGAAGAAGAGATGATAGTTTGGGAAAGAAGTGCTGGTACAGTACTGGCAATCTGCTAGTAAATTGTAACTGTAAAATATCGAGTATACTGCACACAGGCACCTCCTCTCTACtccaatagtgaggtccacgttataatggcagtcgaga belongs to Nilaparvata lugens isolate BPH unplaced genomic scaffold, ASM1435652v1 scaffold5827, whole genome shotgun sequence and includes:
- the LOC120356115 gene encoding peptidoglycan-recognition protein 2-like, which codes for VVSGYHPRQHIHPYLCTVSVFSLPGVLTLVDKSQWKAQPTEGQLNKLVHPTKYVIVQHSATYSCKTNEGCEILMRSIQNNHINNDDIGDDIGYNFVIGGNGLVYEGRGWDTVGAHTRGWNSASIGVAFLGNFQKEVPNPAYFDALDCLIREGVRLKKLDENYRLVYAAQVQDTLSPGKHVNTQMKKHPHFYSVEDQLFVNDPSKE